A region of the Mesoterricola sediminis genome:
CGAAATCCCGGCGCAGGTGGCGCATGTGGTCGTACAGGTACGCCGCCGAATTGAAGCGGAAGCTGCGCCGGAACACGGAGCGGTCGCAGTACGAGCAGGCGTAGGGGCATCCGCGGCTGGTGATGCAGCTGCTGTTGGGCGCGGTGGGGTAGTTGAAGATGGGGAGCCGGTAGGCCCCGGGGAAGCCCTCCAGCCTGGCGTAGGCGGGGAAGGGGAGGTCGTCCAGCACGAGGGCTTCGCGGCGGTAGCCGTTGAACCGGCCCGGGCCGTCCGCGCCGTCCCGCCAGGCCAGGCCCTCCACGGACGCGGGGGCCTCCCACCCGCCCGACACGAGCTCGAGGAGCGTCGCCTCCCCCTCCCCCACCACGATGAAGTCCACCGCCGGGTAGTCCTCCAGCAGGCGCGCCTTCAGGGCGGAGACGTGGGACCCCCCGAACACCGTGCGGATGCCGGGCAGGGCCGCCTTGGCCAGGGCGGCGATGCGCACGCCGTCCAGGAAACTGGACGTGGTGCAGCTCAGGCCGATGAAGGCCGGGCGCTCCGTGCGCAGCCGTTCGAGGATGGCCGCGTCGGAGAAGGGGTGGGCGAAGCAGTCGATGATGGAGGCCGAGAACCCGTGCCGCTCCAGGTAGGCCGCGAGCATGGCGAGGCCCAGGGGCGGCATGAGGTTGGCGACCCGGGAGATGTCGGCCCCGGCCTCTTCGGCGCGGTAGCCCAGGGGGTGGACGAGAAGGATCCTGGACGCGTCGAGCTTCATGCGGGCACCGGAAAGCGCACCAGGGTATCCCAGAGCAGGCCCTTGAAGCCCAGGGCGCGCAGGGCCTCCAGCCGCTCGCGGCCCCGGGAGGGGGGGAACACGCGGTCCCGCCGGCCCTTGAAGACGCCCGCGATCCGGGCCTCCATGGCCTGCCGGTCCAGGCCCGGGGCGAAGTAGTGCAGGGGCTCCAGCAGGGGGGCCCCGGGCGTGGCGAGGCCCTGCCGCTGCGCCAGGCCCAGCAGGGGCGTGCCGGGGAGGATGCGGATGCCGGAGAAGGCGAAGACCACCGTGTGGCGCAGGCGCTCCAGGTTGGCCAGCCCCTCCTCCACCGTGGCCGCCGTCTCCCCGGGCCCGCCGAACATGACGAAGTGGGCGCA
Encoded here:
- a CDS encoding B12-binding domain-containing radical SAM protein → MKLDASRILLVHPLGYRAEEAGADISRVANLMPPLGLAMLAAYLERHGFSASIIDCFAHPFSDAAILERLRTERPAFIGLSCTTSSFLDGVRIAALAKAALPGIRTVFGGSHVSALKARLLEDYPAVDFIVVGEGEATLLELVSGGWEAPASVEGLAWRDGADGPGRFNGYRREALVLDDLPFPAYARLEGFPGAYRLPIFNYPTAPNSSCITSRGCPYACSYCDRSVFRRSFRFNSAAYLYDHMRHLRRDFGIRHLNFYDDQFTLDRRRVERLTDLLLERPLGMTFNCTVRAEHIDADLVARLKRAGCWMMSLGIETGDPELLAQHRQNPDLDHLAGKIRMIKKAGIRTKGLLMLGLPGESEASVRKSMDYVYALPIDDFNLAKFTPFPGSPIYEKAHELGTFEEDWEKMDCMSIQFVPRGMTKARLEELFRAFYEGHFRRPKVLLGYVAMLWRSPHSWLRFLGSLGAFLAFTRRTERKAGGTP